A DNA window from Treponema primitia ZAS-1 contains the following coding sequences:
- a CDS encoding flagellar filament outer layer protein FlaA, which translates to MKRYIIAVLLISMAGFAFAQDEIGSTNTERLGIESAQQKLKEISVERFEHDGFWRSHMSPDQGYSTTRLFEGSPLGKKPIPEEDGMDIPDRYVLGTRIDYLRRGYSSFTMYPIRPIPIEGITKTISLWVAGRNFDHELHILIQDFFGKNYELYVGKLNFQGWKQLTVAVPPQAPDGRHGIIQRNYHYNNQMGIKVVGFRIDVDPMEALGSYYVYLDDVRAVTDLFAEESRDPDDMADSW; encoded by the coding sequence ATGAAACGATATATAATCGCAGTGTTGTTGATATCTATGGCTGGCTTTGCTTTTGCTCAGGACGAAATTGGAAGTACCAATACCGAACGGCTCGGGATTGAATCCGCCCAGCAGAAACTGAAGGAAATATCCGTCGAGAGATTTGAGCACGACGGTTTCTGGCGTTCCCATATGTCTCCGGACCAGGGGTATTCCACTACCCGTCTTTTTGAGGGAAGCCCCCTGGGAAAGAAGCCCATACCGGAAGAAGATGGTATGGATATTCCGGACCGCTACGTTCTGGGTACCCGGATTGATTATCTCCGCCGGGGTTACAGCAGCTTTACCATGTACCCTATCCGTCCTATTCCCATTGAGGGCATCACCAAGACGATCTCCCTCTGGGTAGCGGGCCGTAACTTTGACCATGAACTGCATATTCTGATTCAGGACTTTTTTGGTAAGAACTATGAACTCTATGTGGGAAAACTCAATTTCCAGGGTTGGAAGCAGCTAACCGTTGCAGTTCCTCCCCAGGCCCCGGACGGGCGGCATGGTATTATCCAGCGGAATTATCACTACAATAACCAGATGGGAATTAAGGTGGTCGGTTTCCGGATTGACGTTGATCCCATGGAAGCTCTTGGCAGCTACTATGTTTACCTGGACGATGTCCGTGCAGTGACGGACCTCTTTGCCGAAGAGAGCCGGGATCCTGATGATATGGCTGATTCCTGGTAG
- a CDS encoding class II fructose-bisphosphate aldolase: MTSYKELGLVNTVDLFKKAVSGGYALPAFNFNNMEQMQAIIQACVETKSPVILQVSSGARKYANQNLLRNMAKGAVEYAHELGYDIPIVLHLDHGDSFELCKDCVETGFSSVMIDGSHLPYDENVALTKKVCEFAHSQKDYVTVEGELGVLAGVEDDVSSEHSNYTQPEEVQDFVGKTKVDSLAISIGTSHGRTKFKPEQCTRGPGGILIPPPLRFDILAEVEKRLPGFPIVLHGSSSVPIEYVEIIEKFGGKLSNSVGIPEEQLRKAAKSAVCKINIDSDGRLAMTAMIRKVFAEKPDEFDPRKYLGPARDELKKLYAHKTVSVLGSAGQA, encoded by the coding sequence ATGACAAGTTACAAGGAACTAGGGCTGGTCAATACCGTGGATTTATTCAAGAAAGCGGTATCTGGTGGCTATGCACTTCCGGCATTTAATTTTAACAATATGGAACAGATGCAGGCCATCATTCAGGCATGTGTGGAGACCAAATCACCGGTTATCCTCCAGGTTTCTTCCGGGGCACGGAAGTATGCCAACCAGAATCTTCTGCGGAACATGGCCAAGGGCGCCGTGGAATATGCCCACGAGTTGGGCTATGATATCCCCATTGTACTCCATTTAGACCACGGGGATAGCTTTGAGCTCTGTAAGGACTGTGTCGAAACCGGATTTTCCTCGGTAATGATCGACGGATCCCATCTTCCTTACGATGAAAACGTAGCCTTGACCAAAAAAGTCTGCGAATTTGCCCATTCTCAGAAGGATTATGTGACCGTAGAGGGGGAACTGGGGGTTTTAGCAGGGGTTGAAGACGATGTTTCCTCGGAACACAGCAACTATACCCAGCCCGAGGAAGTGCAGGACTTTGTGGGAAAGACCAAGGTCGATTCCCTGGCGATTTCCATCGGTACCAGCCACGGCAGGACCAAGTTTAAACCTGAGCAGTGTACCAGAGGCCCCGGCGGCATCCTAATCCCCCCGCCCTTGCGCTTCGATATCCTGGCGGAAGTTGAAAAACGGCTGCCGGGCTTCCCCATTGTGCTCCACGGTTCCTCCTCGGTGCCCATTGAGTACGTGGAGATCATCGAAAAATTCGGCGGCAAGCTTTCCAATTCCGTTGGTATCCCCGAGGAACAGCTGCGGAAGGCCGCCAAAAGCGCGGTCTGCAAGATCAATATCGATTCCGATGGCCGGCTGGCTATGACCGCCATGATCCGCAAGGTTTTCGCGGAAAAACCGGACGAATTCGATCCCCGGAAGTACCTGGGACCTGCCCGGGATGAATTGAAAAAACTCTACGCCCATAAGACTGTCAGTGTCCTGGGTTCCGCAGGCCAAGCCTAA
- a CDS encoding flagellar filament outer layer protein FlaA, whose product MKQGSFKAVCLVLLAIIAVGAAYGDDITINSTSIILESFDGDSPYVWKVMGSKFATKTDAGEWPQASLIAAWPQALHGINREGKELKSLGVWGRFDRQGFNWIDIYPTAADGADSGDGPNNVEIPIPGRIQYLDIWTWGSNLDYTLEAYFRDYQGVIHVVELGHLNYQGWKDLQVRVPASIPQAKRVLPRLAALTFVKFRVWTPPTEPVADFRIYFDQFKILTDTFESLFDGDELALPERVEELWNASN is encoded by the coding sequence ATGAAACAGGGCAGTTTCAAAGCTGTATGTCTCGTACTTTTAGCAATAATTGCGGTTGGCGCAGCTTACGGGGATGATATTACTATTAATAGTACTTCCATTATATTGGAGTCCTTTGATGGCGATTCTCCCTATGTATGGAAAGTTATGGGCAGTAAATTTGCCACTAAAACCGATGCCGGCGAATGGCCGCAAGCCAGTCTTATTGCCGCCTGGCCTCAGGCTCTCCACGGCATTAACCGTGAAGGGAAGGAACTTAAAAGCCTCGGCGTGTGGGGAAGGTTTGATCGCCAGGGTTTTAACTGGATAGATATTTACCCGACGGCGGCGGACGGTGCGGATTCCGGAGACGGACCGAATAACGTTGAGATCCCCATTCCCGGCCGGATTCAGTATTTGGATATATGGACCTGGGGTTCGAACCTTGATTATACCCTGGAGGCTTATTTCCGGGATTATCAGGGGGTTATCCATGTCGTTGAGTTGGGACACCTCAACTACCAGGGCTGGAAAGATTTGCAGGTACGGGTTCCCGCCTCTATACCCCAGGCAAAGCGGGTACTTCCCCGGCTGGCGGCCCTGACCTTTGTAAAATTCCGGGTCTGGACTCCTCCTACGGAACCGGTGGCCGATTTCCGGATTTACTTCGATCAGTTTAAGATTCTTACGGATACCTTTGAATCTCTCTTTGATGGGGACGAACTGGCATTGCCGGAACGGGTCGAAGAACTCTGGAATGCGAGTAATTAA
- a CDS encoding type II toxin-antitoxin system RelE/ParE family toxin: protein MEKLHGDREGQYSIRINDKYRVCFKLESNDAYDVEIVDYH from the coding sequence CTGGAAAAGCTGCATGGTGACCGTGAAGGCCAGTATTCCATAAGGATAAATGATAAATATCGTGTTTGCTTCAAACTGGAATCAAATGATGCCTATGATGTTGAAATAGTTGATTATCATTAA